A stretch of DNA from Deltaproteobacteria bacterium:
GATGGTCGGGATGTTGAATGTGGCCATGAGGCGTTCGATACCGAACTGCTGAGTCTGACGTCCCATGGCGAAATCCGTCCGGTCCGCAGACATCCTGTCGAGAACCGTGTCGGACTCGAGGGCCATGTAAACGTCCCAGTCCTTGCCGTGGGAGAAGTTGAAAAATAGCCTGTTCTCACCCCGGATGTGGTCGTCCTTGACAGCGCCTCCCGCCTCGTTCAGGTGGACCCGGGTGCTGTCGGTCCCCACACCGAGGGCCCTCATGGCTGAAGCCGCCTTGGACTCGTTTACGCCCAAGCTATCGCTTAGGCCGAAGTCCCGATCGATCTCGCCGGTTGGGACGATGCGGATCTGGGCGCCCATCTTGATCTTGATATCCCCGACGGTCTGTACCTCAACGGAGCCGGGGCCGGCATGGGCCGCTACCGAGGCAAAGATCTCTGCCACAAGCCAACCCAGACATACGGCGATCCTTTTGACGTGTGTCACTATCTTTTTCCTCCTTTTTCTATGGTTTCTGTCCTTATGGCTATGGTCATGCTATCATGTGCCTGGGTCGGCCCCGCGTACATGCGTTCACCCTCTTTTCGTAGGCCTCGCGCACGATCTCCACGTCCTTGAGAAACCCCTCGAACTCAGCGAAAGTGAGTGACTGTGGGCCGTCGCACAGGGCCGTCTCGGGCGCGGGATGGGTCTCGACGAGGATCATGTTGCACCCTGCAACGACCCCTTGCGCGGCCGCGTGGAAGATCTCGAGGAGACCGTCCGGGGCATGGTCCTTTTTCCCAACGGAATGGCTCGGATCCACGCATACAGGAAGCCTGGTCAGGCGTTTGACCACCGGGACGTGGATGAAGTCCACCAGGTTCCGGTGGGGGGCCCCGAGCTGGGTCTTAACGCCTCTTAGACAGAAGACGATCCGGCGGTTCCCCTCGCTCGCGATATATTCACAGGCGTTGAGCGACTCCTCGAGAGAGAGCCCCATGCCGCGCTTGTAGAGGATCGGAAACGCATCCTGTGAGCCGACGGCCTTCAGGAGCTCGAAGTTCTGGGCATTGCGCGTACCGATCTGGAGCATGACCCCTGTGGGGTTCCCGGCCCGTTCGAGTGCCTCCCGGATCTCCTCGATGTGGGCCTCCTTCAGGACCTCCATAGAGATGACCTTGATGCCGTGCTTGCCCGCAAGCTCGAAGACCCATGGAAGGCATGCGGCCCCGTGGCCCTGAAAGTCGTACGGGCTCGTCCTCGGCTTGTAGGCCCCCATGCGGGCCGTCACCACACCGAGGCCCGAGAGGAAGCGAAAGGTCGCCTCTGCGTTCTCCCGGGTGTCCACTGCACACGGTCCGGCAAAGACGTGAAAGGAATCCTGATCGAAGCGAAGGCCCTGGTACGAGAAACCCACTGGCGAAAGATCCACGCCGTGACGCCCGATCTGGCGGTATTTTGTCGAAACGCGCACCACCCGCTCCACCCCAGGCATCCCCTCGAGGATGTCCTGGGGAATGTCGTGGGTGGGGCCTATGAGGTGGACCTCGGTCACCCCGCGTATCTCGCCCTGATGGCCGACCACCTTGACCTTCACCTTGGGATACTGCTCGATGAAGGATCTGATACGATCAAATTCAGAACTTTCTTCAGTGACTTCCGGCTTGAGGAGGATGATCATGACGCCCCGATCCCGATTGCAAAAACTGAATAGGAATTCATGGTAGTTACCATTCCGTCAAAGATGCGTCAACGCTTGCCGCGACCCTGATCACGGCGGACCCATTAGGGCGAGCCAGGTCCTTCGGGCCACTCCCTCCACGTTCGTACAGGCACGCTTAAGGGCGTAGGACTGGCCCACGAGATGGACCTTCTCCTCGGCCCGTGTGATGGCCGTATAGAACCACTTGGTATTGAGCATGATGAAGTGGGAGTTCGTAAGCGGTATCGCGACGATCCGGTACTGGCTCCCCTGGGCCTTGTGGACGGTGAGGGCGTATGCAAGCTCCACGATGTCTCCCAGGTGGTCGATATCGTATGCCACGACGATCCGTTCCGGATAGACTACGTGGAACTCCCCGGCCTCCGGGTCAAGGGCCTGGACGAGCCCCACGTTTCCGTTAAAGATGCGCCGGTACTCGGCCCCCTCAAAGACCCTTCCGTTTCTTACATAGGCATCCCAGGCCATGACGGCCATGTCACGGTTCTGGAGATGCACGAGCTTGTCCCCGGTCCGAACAGTGATACCTGAACGGGTAAGGGCGGGCGCGTCCTTATCCGCCGGGTTCAGGATCTCCTGAAGAAGGGGATTCAGGACCTCGGTCCCGAGCTGGCCCATCTTCATGGGGGTGAGGACCTGGAAATCCCAGACCGGATGCGTGAGGCTGCCCTTGTACTCCCGGGCGAGATCGAGGATGCGCCTCTGGATGGCCGCATTGTTCTCCTCGCGTAGTGCCTTCACCTCCCGCTCGGTCTTTCCGTGACGCGCAGCAAAGATATTATGGGGCTCTACCTCCTCGAAGACGAAGTCCTTCCATCCTTGCTCCTTCACCCCCTCAGGCATCCTTCCGACCCGGATCTCGTTGGCGAAGAGGGCAAGGACGCTGTCCCCGCTCTGCCGGTAGATCCTGGTGAGATGGACCGCCGTAACGAGGCCGTTTGCAACTGCATCCCCAAAGACGTTTCCGGCCCCTATGGGAGGGAGCTGGGCCGGATCCCCCACGAGAAGAAAGAGGGTGTCTCGCTGGAGTGCGCGCGCAAGGCGGTAGAAGAGGGAAAGACTCACCATGGAGGCCTCGTCGAGGACCACCACCCGGTACGGGAGGGGTTTGTCCGGGCCGTACTCAAAGGCGCCGTCCCCGCTGTACTTGAGAAGGCTGTGGATCGTGAAGGCGTCAAAGCCCGTGGCCTTCCTGATCCGGGAGGCGGCCATGCCTGTAAAGGCACAGCAGACGATCTCGTCCCTGGGAGCGTAACAAAGGGCAAGGAGTTCGAGCACGGCCCTGCAGACCGTGGTCTTTCCGGTCCCGGCGTATCCCGCGAGCGCAAAGACCCGCCGGGGCTCTGTCGCCACACGGAAGACGATCTCGCGTTGTTCGTCCGAGAGCTCGAAACCGGTCTTTCTCTCGTATGTCTGAAGGAAGGCCGCCACTGCCTCCGCCTGGACCACGGGGCGCCCGCCCTCTTCCTGCGTGCGCTCGAGAAAGAATCCCCGAAGCCAATCCTCCATGTTCCGGTAGGAGGCAAGCCCCGTGGCCCCCGAGTCGTCCCGTACCAGATCCCCCCGAAGGATCATGGCGGAGAGCACCCCCTCGACGATGTCCTCCGGCGGCAACGTCTCTTCTGAGGCGAGGGCCTCGCGGACCTGCTGCACGAGCTCGTCGTGGTCGAGATGACAGTGCCCGTCCGACTCCCCGGCCTCCAAAAGGATATGGGTAAGGGCCGCCTCTATCCGCTCCGGGGAATCAGGCCTGATCCCGAGCCCCATGGCAATGCGGTCAGCGGTCCTGAACCCGATACCGCGCACCTCTGTCAGCCGATATGGGTTCTCCCGGACCACAGCAAGGGCATCCTCCCCGAAATGGTTGTAGATCCGGACGAGGAGGTTCGGGGTGACCCCGCAGCCCACCTTTCCGAGATATTCGGCAAGGGCCTTGAGGCTCCGGTGCTTGTGCCAGGACTTCAGGATGAGGGAGAGGCGTTTCTCCTTGATCCCCTTCACCTCGAGGAGCCGCCTGGGATCGGTATCGAGAATAGCGACGAGCTCGGCCTCGCCGTAACGGTCTATGAGCTCCCGGGCAAGCCGCGGCCCCAGTCCCCTTACCACATTGACGAGAAAGAAGAGGAGCTCGCTTCCGAGGACCTGGCACTGGGTGAAGGCAAACTGGCGGCCGTATTTGTTGACTGTCCACTGGCCCGTGAACCGGAGATCCGCCCCATCGAGCCCTGCCTGGTTGAGGAGCTCGGGGATGTGGCCCACGGCAGTGAACCGCCCCCCCTGCCGGGGACGGATCCGGAGAACCGCGTAACCCGTCTCGGAAGAGGAGAAGGTTACACGCTCGACCCGGCCATCAATGGTGAGGCAGTTGGTATGTGCGGGCTGAGGGTCAGGCATTGTGTGGTGTGGTTACGATCGGCTTATGTGACATGACGACAGGTCGTCTGGCAAGGCCGGCAAAGACCCGTGTCCGTGGATCAGTGGGCCGACCTCCTGAATCCGTGAGCCGACGTTCGGGGTAGTTGTTCCGTGCGGCAAATAGCCCCCCGTCCATGGGGGCGGATTTGCCGTTCGAGCCCCGTCCATGGGCGCCTCCATCCACAAATACCCCGAACGTCGGCTTATTTTCAGTGCGCCTCACTCCACAGGTATCCCTGCCGCCGGCTTATTCTATAAAATCGAAAAGTTAGGTGCATGGTTCACGGATTCAGGGTATCGTTTGTTGACTTGCCGCTCGATTGTGTTTGTAATGTAACCCATGGAACTGACAGTGCAAATACAGCCGTCACCCATTTTCAGACCGCGACGAAATCGGCAAAGGGGAGAAACAGGATGTCCGTCAGGGAGCGATGGAAGGGGACAAGAAGGATTGCATTCGGCACCGAAAAGTCAATCGCATTGATTCTTCCGATACTAAAAGCGGACCACCGCATATTGCATGCCTATATCTTTGGTTCAAGGGCGTCAAAAAGGAATGACATGTCATCCGATATTGATATCGCCATATACACAACCCGTGATTTTTCATGGCAGGATTATTATCTCGTTCATGGCAAAATTACCCAGAAGCTTCGTTCAGATAGACTCGATCTCGCGTGGCTAAACATGGCGGATCCCATATTGTGCTTTGAAATTATTAAAAATGGGAAAGTGCTGTTCTATCGCGATGCAGATAAACTGAATGATTTTGAGTGGATATCTAAAAAGAAATATTATGATTATGTTATCTATTTAAAAAGACACAAATATCAACAGGAGGATGCAGGCATTGGTTTATAGAAAGGAGCGTCTTCTAAAACGTCTCGAAAAACTAAAGGAATATAGGCATGATCTAAAAGAGATGCAGGATCTTTCCTTTGATGAATATATCAGGGACAAAAAAACAAGATATTCGATAGAACGATTGCTATTTCTGATCGCTGAAAACATACTCGATTTTCTCGATCATATATTGTCTTCCAGGTTTGAAATAATAAGTGACAGCTATGAAGATATCTTGGCAAGATCATACGAGAAGAATCTGATAAATGAAGTCATGTATTCAAATCTGAAGGGGCTCGGTGGCTTTAGGAACATCCTTGCACATGAGTATCTGATTCTCTCCAATGAGGAGGTTTTCCGTAATTTCAAAAAGATGGTCGCCGTGATGGACGGCGTGATAGATAGTTTCGAGGAATTGCTGTAATTGCGTTTCCGCTTTTGCCCTGCTTTTGTCCCATGCTTTCCTGGTCTTCGTGACAGGGGAAGCCCGCTCCTTCCCGGACGCCTTTCTGCATACGTGAGGGCCGTAGGCTCACGGATTCAGGACCTTTGAGCCTGTGGCCTTTCTGTCGCGCAAGTTGACCTTCCCCGCTCGCCTCGCAGGTAAATGAACTCCGGCCGTGAGTTCGTAATTCCCAAGGATCCTTGTGGGTAATTCCGTAACCATACTGGGTAAGGAATTACCCAGGTAAAGGGAAAACGCAACGCATCCGAAAAGGAAAACAGCGTTTTTTCTGGCGGAAAACCGCCATTTTCGAACGGTATGCCGTTTGCTTTTATAAACGTAGTCCGGCCAGGAGACATGACATGCTCCAATACAAATCAAAAAGTGAATTGCCTGCGGGTCTGAAAACGAAGGGGATCTTCCGAAACCTCCAGGGCTTTACCACGGTCGAGCTCATGATTGTGGTCGCCCTCATCGGGATACTCGCGGCAGTCGCAATACCGAACCTCCGCCAGGCATCTCAAAACGCCAGGCTTCGGGCAGCGGCCCGTGACCTCATGGGAAATTTTCAGCTTGCCCGGGTCACGGCCATACGATCCAACACCCCGTGCACCATCACCTTCGAGGATGACGATGGCGATAATAATTATGAGAGGTACACGGTCTTTCTCGACCCTGACAGGAACTACACCTTCGACGAATACGCCGGGGATACCCGGATCAAACAGATCACGTGGAGCGACTACAACATCAACGGACTCGTCTTCAACCATAACTTCGTGAACAACCACATCGCCTTTCTGCCTGACGGCCGGACCGAAAATACAATTGCGGGGGCCTTTGGAGGCGGGACAGTGACCCTACAAAACCCCTTCATGACGCTTCAGGTAACCGTATCCCCTACGGGGACCGTAAGGATCTCTTAGCCCCAAAAAAGGAGATAAACCATGAAGCGAAAAAAAATACAGCGCGGACTCAACTCGCATATGCATCGCCGCCGATCCATTCGCCTGAAGGGATACGATTATACCCAGGCCGGAGTCTATTTTATCACGATCTGCACCCAGAACCGCGAATGCCTGTTCGGGGATATTGTGGAAGGCAAAATGCTAATTAACGATGTGGGAGACATTATCGCTTACGAATGGCTGAAAACCGCCGCAATCCGAAACGAAATCGAATTGGATGAATGGGTGATTATGTCAAACCATTTTCACGGGATTGTGGTTATTGCCGATGGTACAGGCACGGCGCGCCGTGCCCCTACGGAAATCCACACATCGGCATGGTACAGGCACAACATGCCGTACACCAACGATGCGTATATAGGAGGTAGATGGCATGCGGTCCAAAGACGCCGGATCCACCTTTGTTGAACTTATGGTGGCTATGCTCCTTACCGGGCTCATCGCTGGGGCCTCCTATTCCGTCTATCTAACTCATCAGCGTACGGCCACGGACCAGGAGCAGGTGGTGGAGGCCCAGGACAACCTGAGGGCGGCAATGAATTTCCTGGAAAGGCGGATACGCATGGCAGGGCTCGATCCGGACTGCTCGGGCACGGGCTGTAATGGCATCGTCACGGCCCAGGCCAATACCCTTACCTTCACAACCGATTTCCACAACGAAGACTCGGTTAGGAGCCCTGCCGAGACCGTCACTTTCACCCTCGCTGATTCCCTTAATGACGGAGACAACGACCTTGTCATGAGCGTAGACGGTGGGGCGAACCAACCTATCGCGCTCAACATCGACGCCCTCGATTTCGTTTACCTCGACCGGAACGGAAACGTAACCGCGAATACCGATCAGATCCGGGCCATCCAGGTCACCGTCGTCGCACGGACGGATCGGCCCGACCCTGGCCACATTGACACCATCCAATATCAAAACCAGCAAGGCCAGGTCATCTTCGGCCCCGCAAACGATAACTTCCGCAGGCGGCTCCTCACCCAAACCGTCAAGTGCAGAAACCTGGGGGTATGACATGACGAGGAATCGAAACCAGGAGGGGTTCACCCTCATAGAGGTCATGATCGCGGTCACAGTCTTTGCCATAGGCATTCTCGCCGTCGCTGCCATGACCATGAGGGCTGTAAACGGCAATACCTCAGCCGCCATCTCCACAGACTCGACCAGGTGGGTATCGAGTCAGATCGATACCATAATGGGAATGGACTTCAACGATCCCCAGCTTGCCGCGGGGAACCATGGCCCAATCCCCGCTGGGAACGCGGGCCAATATCAGGTGGGCTGGACCGTCGCAAACGGGACGGTCCCCAACACGCGCATCGTGACAGTGACGATCACGAGAAACGATGTGGGGGGAGGTCAAATACAGACAACTTATACCTATCTCAAGGCCCAGAACGTGAGGACATGGGAGTAAATACGG
This window harbors:
- a CDS encoding 3-deoxy-7-phosphoheptulonate synthase, encoding MIILLKPEVTEESSEFDRIRSFIEQYPKVKVKVVGHQGEIRGVTEVHLIGPTHDIPQDILEGMPGVERVVRVSTKYRQIGRHGVDLSPVGFSYQGLRFDQDSFHVFAGPCAVDTRENAEATFRFLSGLGVVTARMGAYKPRTSPYDFQGHGAACLPWVFELAGKHGIKVISMEVLKEAHIEEIREALERAGNPTGVMLQIGTRNAQNFELLKAVGSQDAFPILYKRGMGLSLEESLNACEYIASEGNRRIVFCLRGVKTQLGAPHRNLVDFIHVPVVKRLTRLPVCVDPSHSVGKKDHAPDGLLEIFHAAAQGVVAGCNMILVETHPAPETALCDGPQSLTFAEFEGFLKDVEIVREAYEKRVNACTRGRPRHMIA
- a CDS encoding AAA family ATPase, with the protein product MPDPQPAHTNCLTIDGRVERVTFSSSETGYAVLRIRPRQGGRFTAVGHIPELLNQAGLDGADLRFTGQWTVNKYGRQFAFTQCQVLGSELLFFLVNVVRGLGPRLARELIDRYGEAELVAILDTDPRRLLEVKGIKEKRLSLILKSWHKHRSLKALAEYLGKVGCGVTPNLLVRIYNHFGEDALAVVRENPYRLTEVRGIGFRTADRIAMGLGIRPDSPERIEAALTHILLEAGESDGHCHLDHDELVQQVREALASEETLPPEDIVEGVLSAMILRGDLVRDDSGATGLASYRNMEDWLRGFFLERTQEEGGRPVVQAEAVAAFLQTYERKTGFELSDEQREIVFRVATEPRRVFALAGYAGTGKTTVCRAVLELLALCYAPRDEIVCCAFTGMAASRIRKATGFDAFTIHSLLKYSGDGAFEYGPDKPLPYRVVVLDEASMVSLSLFYRLARALQRDTLFLLVGDPAQLPPIGAGNVFGDAVANGLVTAVHLTRIYRQSGDSVLALFANEIRVGRMPEGVKEQGWKDFVFEEVEPHNIFAARHGKTEREVKALREENNAAIQRRILDLAREYKGSLTHPVWDFQVLTPMKMGQLGTEVLNPLLQEILNPADKDAPALTRSGITVRTGDKLVHLQNRDMAVMAWDAYVRNGRVFEGAEYRRIFNGNVGLVQALDPEAGEFHVVYPERIVVAYDIDHLGDIVELAYALTVHKAQGSQYRIVAIPLTNSHFIMLNTKWFYTAITRAEEKVHLVGQSYALKRACTNVEGVARRTWLALMGPP
- a CDS encoding nucleotidyltransferase domain-containing protein, whose product is MSVRERWKGTRRIAFGTEKSIALILPILKADHRILHAYIFGSRASKRNDMSSDIDIAIYTTRDFSWQDYYLVHGKITQKLRSDRLDLAWLNMADPILCFEIIKNGKVLFYRDADKLNDFEWISKKKYYDYVIYLKRHKYQQEDAGIGL
- a CDS encoding DUF86 domain-containing protein, which gives rise to MQALVYRKERLLKRLEKLKEYRHDLKEMQDLSFDEYIRDKKTRYSIERLLFLIAENILDFLDHILSSRFEIISDSYEDILARSYEKNLINEVMYSNLKGLGGFRNILAHEYLILSNEEVFRNFKKMVAVMDGVIDSFEELL
- a CDS encoding GspH/FimT family pseudopilin; its protein translation is MLQYKSKSELPAGLKTKGIFRNLQGFTTVELMIVVALIGILAAVAIPNLRQASQNARLRAAARDLMGNFQLARVTAIRSNTPCTITFEDDDGDNNYERYTVFLDPDRNYTFDEYAGDTRIKQITWSDYNINGLVFNHNFVNNHIAFLPDGRTENTIAGAFGGGTVTLQNPFMTLQVTVSPTGTVRIS
- a CDS encoding PilW family protein, translated to MRSKDAGSTFVELMVAMLLTGLIAGASYSVYLTHQRTATDQEQVVEAQDNLRAAMNFLERRIRMAGLDPDCSGTGCNGIVTAQANTLTFTTDFHNEDSVRSPAETVTFTLADSLNDGDNDLVMSVDGGANQPIALNIDALDFVYLDRNGNVTANTDQIRAIQVTVVARTDRPDPGHIDTIQYQNQQGQVIFGPANDNFRRRLLTQTVKCRNLGV
- a CDS encoding prepilin-type N-terminal cleavage/methylation domain-containing protein; translation: MTRNRNQEGFTLIEVMIAVTVFAIGILAVAAMTMRAVNGNTSAAISTDSTRWVSSQIDTIMGMDFNDPQLAAGNHGPIPAGNAGQYQVGWTVANGTVPNTRIVTVTITRNDVGGGQIQTTYTYLKAQNVRTWE